In bacterium, the following are encoded in one genomic region:
- a CDS encoding choice-of-anchor B family protein — MQKLYVAGLVFLLSFFSGVIVAQTNMTFLSQKDDHGSNYANLWGYVDSLGNEYAIVGCFNGTAIINVTNPASPTEIAYIPAPSSSWHEVQVWDKYAYVVSEGGNGLQVIDLSQLPASASLVQNWTTPNYFRTHALQVRDGYAYLTGGNVTQGVPGGKDIGGIKIVSLADPRNPVEVGNWAENYVHDCYVRNDTIYAASIFQGIIYVIDTKVKSKPRTIHQFTYPNAFSHNTALSDDGNYLFTTDETSSPAGRLRIWNISTLRDGIPNNTNISQVKDFGTTAIVHNVYVKGRYAYASYYTEGVRIWDLNNISTLPVAGAYDTYDADNSANFTGAWGVFPFFPSGNIAISDMVRGLIMTSFSGKETGQINGTIKDINTDLPLAGVKVALLEDTQTRMTDVSGQYSFSALRGATTVRLRKSGYRTAYHNTTVPLNSTSTYNFTMTPLPLDPPSMITAIGDSGIATLTWNVIAPDDIIKYRIYYGTSPNPTAQMDSVIDARDTVRLYSTLTVGGTYYFRVKAVYWDGQVSDFSPEVSTFIPNKKPAATTILSLQSDSAQATLRWLKTNDSDFLRYRIFAGTSPNPTTQVDSVSTQADTVQTIFNLTNGQMYYFAVSVVDVDGLVSRLSNEVSVVVNPIALNLVTALYQNSILPQYVNVVVNTNIALINSPSVRVWRTNDTTTVALSSLPGTTNTYSGSYQLKQSGTYTIQTRGISFRNQDSTKLRYLTATLAKPSSDNRLTTEDGASVLMIPGSAVTTDMFFTCSIEKNEEAERIYAFGPDINYTAPLQLQFKLPALTNEQPKKWFILREENGQWIKLESHVLANENIIRTNTSSLGRFKLQYDPTSGDESLIVKSFDLKQNFPNPFNPETTIAFTLENNSDRLTLAVYNALGQKIKTLWDGPKTSGYHRVTWDGTNETGQRVSTGIYIYRVNTGKSVFSKKMLLIK; from the coding sequence ATGCAAAAACTTTACGTGGCCGGGCTAGTTTTTCTGTTAAGTTTTTTCTCAGGCGTCATTGTCGCACAAACAAATATGACGTTCTTGAGTCAAAAAGACGATCACGGAAGCAACTATGCTAACCTCTGGGGGTATGTTGACTCACTGGGAAATGAATATGCTATCGTGGGATGTTTCAACGGCACAGCGATAATCAATGTTACCAATCCCGCATCTCCCACTGAAATCGCATACATTCCTGCCCCCAGTTCGTCATGGCATGAAGTTCAGGTTTGGGATAAATATGCTTATGTCGTATCTGAAGGTGGTAACGGTTTGCAGGTAATTGATTTATCTCAATTGCCGGCCTCGGCCTCATTAGTTCAAAACTGGACAACACCAAATTATTTCAGAACACACGCACTACAAGTGCGTGACGGGTATGCTTATCTAACCGGTGGTAATGTGACACAAGGTGTCCCCGGCGGCAAAGATATAGGTGGAATTAAAATCGTCAGTTTAGCGGATCCAAGAAATCCAGTGGAAGTGGGGAACTGGGCGGAAAATTATGTACATGACTGCTATGTACGCAATGATACGATCTACGCTGCTTCGATTTTTCAGGGCATTATTTATGTCATTGACACAAAAGTTAAATCTAAGCCACGTACCATTCATCAGTTTACTTATCCTAATGCATTTAGTCACAATACCGCATTATCTGACGACGGAAATTATCTTTTCACTACGGATGAAACTTCAAGCCCGGCAGGTCGTTTACGAATTTGGAATATTTCAACTCTGCGCGATGGAATTCCAAACAATACGAATATCTCGCAAGTCAAAGATTTTGGTACGACGGCCATCGTTCACAATGTTTACGTCAAAGGGCGTTATGCCTATGCTTCCTACTATACCGAAGGCGTACGAATTTGGGATCTAAATAACATTTCGACCTTGCCTGTCGCCGGTGCATACGATACATATGATGCGGATAATTCGGCGAATTTTACCGGTGCGTGGGGTGTTTTTCCTTTTTTTCCTTCGGGTAACATTGCGATCTCCGATATGGTACGGGGCTTGATCATGACCAGCTTTAGCGGTAAAGAAACTGGGCAAATCAATGGTACTATCAAGGACATAAACACGGACCTACCTTTAGCAGGGGTCAAGGTCGCCTTACTTGAGGATACCCAAACGCGTATGACGGATGTCTCCGGGCAATATAGTTTTTCAGCTCTGCGTGGTGCAACAACCGTAAGGCTTCGCAAATCGGGATACCGCACGGCATACCATAATACTACAGTACCGTTAAATAGCACCTCTACTTATAACTTTACGATGACACCGCTGCCTCTTGATCCACCTTCTATGATTACAGCCATCGGAGATAGTGGCATTGCAACTTTGACATGGAATGTCATCGCACCGGATGACATAATCAAATATAGAATTTATTACGGGACGTCGCCTAATCCTACAGCGCAGATGGATTCCGTCATTGATGCGCGGGATACGGTGCGTTTGTATTCAACGCTTACAGTTGGCGGAACATATTACTTTAGAGTAAAAGCCGTGTATTGGGACGGCCAGGTAAGCGATTTTTCTCCTGAGGTAAGTACGTTTATTCCCAACAAAAAACCTGCCGCCACGACGATTTTGAGTTTGCAATCGGATAGCGCTCAGGCAACGTTGCGCTGGCTTAAAACCAACGATAGTGATTTCCTGCGATATCGTATATTCGCGGGCACTTCACCCAATCCGACGACACAAGTAGACAGCGTTTCTACGCAAGCCGATACAGTACAAACGATATTCAATCTTACGAACGGGCAAATGTATTATTTTGCTGTCAGCGTTGTGGATGTGGACGGTCTTGTGAGTCGTTTGTCAAATGAGGTTTCAGTTGTTGTAAATCCAATTGCATTAAATTTGGTTACAGCCTTGTATCAGAATTCAATTCTTCCCCAATATGTCAATGTTGTAGTGAATACGAATATTGCTTTGATCAATTCGCCCAGTGTAAGGGTGTGGCGAACCAACGATACGACGACGGTCGCACTCAGTTCGTTACCCGGAACTACGAATACTTATTCCGGTAGTTATCAGCTTAAACAAAGCGGAACATACACAATCCAAACACGTGGGATTTCATTCAGAAATCAAGATTCTACAAAATTACGTTATCTCACGGCTACTTTGGCCAAACCAAGTTCGGATAACCGTTTAACTACTGAAGACGGGGCTTCCGTATTGATGATTCCGGGTAGTGCTGTGACAACCGATATGTTTTTTACATGTTCGATAGAAAAAAATGAAGAAGCCGAACGAATTTACGCGTTTGGACCGGATATCAACTATACTGCGCCACTGCAACTTCAATTCAAGTTGCCCGCTTTAACTAATGAACAGCCTAAAAAATGGTTTATTCTTCGCGAAGAAAATGGACAGTGGATCAAACTAGAATCACATGTACTGGCCAATGAAAATATAATACGGACAAACACCTCCTCGTTAGGCCGATTTAAATTGCAATACGATCCGACGAGCGGTGACGAATCGTTGATTGTGAAATCATTTGATCTAAAACAAAACTTTCCCAATCCGTTTAATCCGGAAACGACTATAGCCTTTACTTTGGAAAATAATTCTGATAGGTTGACGTTGGCGGTTTACAATGCACTTGGCCAAAAAATAAAAACATTATGGGATGGACCGAAAACTTCAGGCTACCATCGCGTTACTTGGGATGGAACTAATGAAACCGGGCAACGGGTGAGCACGGGGATATATATATACCGTGTGAATACCGGCAAGTCCGTGTTTAGTAAAAAAATGCTTCTGATCAAATAA
- a CDS encoding DUF445 domain-containing protein: MIPLKKIEHYKGELSLGIMVTGLLACFFIAASYPHFSPMLVFILQSGFEAGTVGGAADWLAVKMIFDEIKIGRFRIVPASGIIPRKQKSIAEGAGKLVAEEWLSKDSITGWLSSFDAASALAVHLKKIEQNGELDRFINWGRARIIQWLDSPGSDSYFEMLLREGLKNIKPMHFLGHSVPDEQFTKVLHRLLDHAPEKIADTMTSQTVYELLRDNIEREQGFFSKLFFDAGELTERIITKVTSILRSIAADENHELRLEIIKRASVWKQALKGQDNNTWDTWIQEFIGETDLKQYIPGIKVKLKSLLDSETDSGKKIDELLKNIWQNTIFMLESDRSLQVAVNTRFTEIASDMLQAHHGKIAELVTYNINKLSVQEIRDQFRSRTYDDMQWIRVNGAVAGFVIGILIGLFRLIIG; encoded by the coding sequence ATGATCCCTTTGAAAAAAATCGAGCACTACAAAGGCGAATTGTCGCTGGGTATTATGGTGACCGGACTGTTGGCGTGTTTTTTTATCGCGGCTTCATATCCTCATTTTTCACCGATGCTGGTATTTATTCTGCAGTCCGGTTTTGAAGCTGGTACAGTGGGCGGAGCAGCCGATTGGCTAGCTGTAAAGATGATTTTTGATGAAATCAAGATTGGTCGCTTTCGTATTGTGCCGGCTTCCGGTATTATTCCGCGAAAACAGAAATCTATTGCTGAAGGCGCCGGTAAATTAGTCGCAGAAGAATGGTTATCCAAGGACAGTATAACCGGCTGGTTAAGCTCATTTGATGCCGCATCGGCATTAGCCGTTCATTTAAAAAAAATTGAGCAGAACGGTGAGTTGGATCGTTTTATCAATTGGGGACGCGCACGAATTATTCAATGGCTGGATTCGCCTGGATCGGATTCATATTTTGAAATGTTATTGCGCGAAGGATTAAAAAATATCAAACCGATGCATTTTTTGGGGCACTCTGTACCGGACGAACAATTTACTAAAGTTCTTCACCGCTTACTTGATCACGCGCCTGAAAAAATAGCCGATACCATGACTTCACAAACCGTGTATGAACTCTTGCGCGATAATATTGAAAGAGAACAAGGTTTTTTTTCCAAGTTATTCTTTGACGCTGGCGAATTAACTGAACGCATCATTACCAAAGTGACATCTATATTGAGATCCATAGCTGCCGATGAAAATCATGAACTACGCCTGGAAATAATAAAACGCGCCTCGGTATGGAAACAAGCGCTTAAGGGTCAAGATAACAATACATGGGACACATGGATACAAGAGTTTATAGGTGAAACAGATTTGAAACAATACATACCAGGGATCAAAGTAAAATTAAAATCATTATTGGATAGTGAAACGGATAGCGGAAAAAAAATAGATGAACTGTTAAAAAACATTTGGCAAAATACCATTTTTATGTTAGAATCAGATCGTAGCTTACAGGTAGCCGTCAACACCCGTTTTACTGAAATAGCGTCCGATATGCTGCAAGCGCATCACGGTAAGATTGCGGAATTGGTGACCTATAACATCAATAAATTATCTGTGCAGGAGATACGTGATCAATTCCGCTCGCGAACATATGATGATATGCAGTGGATTCGTGTCAACGGTGCCGTAGCCGGTTTTGTGATTGGAATTCTTATTGGTTTGTTTCGTTTAATTATCGGATAG